A window of Pirellula sp. SH-Sr6A contains these coding sequences:
- a CDS encoding YbhN family protein has product MTTPSNLPAQSANSQGKSPEPKSKSSGQSKWKWLLQAAIFLVVIAFLYWTVQRAINEIQSHEGRISWSDFDWRWIAASIPLYCLGLFPGAIAWIQTLRSFGQELPRAATLHAYFLGHLGKYVPGKAMVLILRVGKLQPFGLAIRAGVVSVFVETLTGVATGAILGAFLLLFLDVPTWLKLSAACCLPVAFAALTPHFFKLGIGIVAKSKIGKMPKTIPTAFTGLFMIRNSAWMVLGWLIQGTAGWLILLAMSQQPELRSFLGWSAVVSAVCLGAVAGFASMLPGGAVVREVVITWLLAPLVGQPIALLAAVVIRLANLAGECLIISIFMAVPNKTPKRSKGSVSEG; this is encoded by the coding sequence TTGACGACTCCCTCCAATCTTCCAGCCCAGAGCGCGAATTCCCAAGGGAAATCGCCTGAACCCAAGAGCAAGTCGTCGGGGCAGTCTAAATGGAAATGGCTTCTTCAAGCAGCGATATTCCTAGTCGTCATCGCATTTCTATATTGGACTGTGCAAAGGGCCATTAACGAAATCCAATCGCACGAGGGGAGAATCTCGTGGAGCGATTTCGATTGGCGATGGATTGCTGCTTCGATCCCACTGTACTGTCTCGGACTCTTCCCTGGTGCGATCGCGTGGATTCAAACGCTTCGTTCCTTTGGCCAGGAGCTACCACGTGCCGCGACCCTCCATGCCTATTTCCTCGGGCATTTAGGCAAATACGTCCCAGGGAAGGCGATGGTTCTCATCCTCCGGGTTGGAAAGCTGCAACCTTTTGGACTCGCGATTCGAGCAGGGGTGGTCAGCGTCTTTGTTGAAACTCTGACCGGCGTTGCGACAGGAGCGATTCTCGGTGCCTTTTTACTTTTGTTTTTGGACGTCCCAACCTGGCTCAAACTTTCCGCAGCGTGTTGCCTTCCTGTCGCGTTTGCGGCACTCACCCCGCACTTCTTCAAGTTAGGTATTGGAATCGTCGCCAAGAGCAAGATTGGGAAGATGCCAAAAACGATTCCGACTGCATTCACCGGATTGTTCATGATTCGAAATTCGGCTTGGATGGTACTTGGATGGTTGATACAGGGTACGGCAGGTTGGCTGATTCTGTTGGCGATGAGTCAGCAGCCTGAACTTCGAAGTTTTCTCGGATGGTCTGCCGTGGTTAGCGCCGTTTGCTTAGGTGCGGTGGCTGGTTTTGCATCGATGCTCCCGGGAGGTGCGGTCGTTCGCGAGGTGGTGATTACGTGGTTGCTCGCGCCGCTGGTTGGGCAGCCAATCGCTTTGCTCGCGGCTGTGGTTATTCGTCTGGCCAACCTCGCCGGTGAATGCTTGATTATCTCGATATTCATGGCAGTCCCAAACAAAACGCCGAAACGATCAAAGGGCAGCGTTAGCGAGGGGTAA
- a CDS encoding endonuclease/exonuclease/phosphatase family protein translates to MFPIRKRTFAITALVGALVYGSQHYTLTGWQHLRVKKVGDEKPTPEAVEIGWRSSNPVPLAPNTSTADPVPQKLANGLEKEGQGSSPWSGWGTLISRTSTTERPVSATSSNNDPRIRIATFNLHSFGESKLQKLPVVETLARIVRQFDVIALQHIHSRQTDILPMLLDRINMSDRRYDYCIGPRVGPENAKQQFAFLFDTARIETDRDQLYTVEDPQNLMDYEPLVGWFRTKRLRAEEAFTFSLVNVRIDPASTDRERALLSALVRSVRQDGRAEDDVILLGDFSSSSTQIQAVPGLGLHMAIDEIATTVSGEWMLDNILFPTRSTDEFTGRAGVIDFLRQLNLSYDQAMQVSSHLPVWAEFSAVEGGVAR, encoded by the coding sequence ATGTTTCCAATTCGAAAGCGAACATTTGCTATCACGGCATTGGTCGGCGCATTGGTCTATGGATCCCAACACTACACGTTGACTGGCTGGCAGCATCTTCGGGTAAAGAAGGTCGGCGATGAAAAACCGACCCCGGAAGCGGTAGAGATTGGCTGGAGATCCTCGAATCCTGTGCCGCTAGCTCCCAATACATCTACGGCCGATCCTGTCCCGCAAAAGCTGGCGAACGGACTTGAGAAAGAAGGCCAAGGGAGTTCTCCCTGGAGCGGGTGGGGGACGCTTATTTCCCGTACTAGTACGACGGAACGACCTGTTTCGGCGACGTCTTCCAACAACGATCCACGCATCCGAATCGCTACGTTTAATCTTCACTCGTTTGGGGAGTCGAAGCTGCAGAAGCTTCCTGTCGTGGAGACGCTGGCTCGCATCGTTCGTCAGTTTGATGTGATCGCATTGCAGCATATCCATTCACGGCAAACCGATATTCTTCCCATGCTCCTGGATCGCATCAACATGAGCGATCGTCGCTATGACTATTGCATTGGTCCTCGCGTGGGACCGGAGAATGCTAAGCAGCAATTCGCTTTTCTCTTTGACACAGCACGCATCGAAACGGACCGCGATCAGTTGTATACCGTGGAAGATCCCCAAAACTTGATGGACTACGAGCCACTCGTGGGTTGGTTTCGTACCAAGCGACTGCGAGCCGAAGAAGCGTTTACGTTTTCGCTGGTCAATGTGCGTATCGATCCCGCTTCGACCGATCGGGAACGCGCTCTCTTATCAGCCCTCGTCCGAAGTGTTCGGCAAGACGGGCGAGCCGAAGACGACGTGATCCTCCTGGGGGATTTCTCAAGTTCCTCCACGCAGATCCAGGCCGTACCGGGATTGGGGCTTCATATGGCAATCGATGAGATCGCCACGACGGTGTCGGGCGAATGGATGCTCGATAACATTTTGTTTCCAACGCGATCTACCGACGAATTCACCGGGCGCGCGGGTGTGATCGATTTTCTGAGGCAACTCAATCTCTCGTACGATCAAGCCATGCAGGTCAGTTCTCACCTACCGGTTTGGGCTGAGTTCTCCGCAGTGGAAGGGGGCGTGGCTCGCTAG
- a CDS encoding M20 family metallopeptidase — protein sequence MSYPTPDPFRATDAVFLPNPKQDFLLLLRGKIASTRGATLMLMAWVLSSWTLINGSLTVVAQEANARRTVDGPRCNLPWVEEWLDSNIPSLVADYWWLHENPEVSFEEVETAAYVAKAWEAAGLEVTKNVGGHGVVGVLANGSGPTIMLRTDLDALPVTEATGLPRASTKKIVTASGVSTGVMHACGHDVHMTNLIGMARLFSAHRDQWKGTLVLIGQPAEERGGGAEAMLKDGLFTRFPRPDAVVALHCEASSVEQVAFRAGYMMANVDSVDIRVHGRGGHGAAPHTAIDPIVQASELVLSLQTSVSRELKPTEPAVITVGSIHAGTKHNIIGDYCDLQLTVRSYSPEVREQLIAAIRRKAKGIAMAYGAEEPTVTLSDGTPSLFNHEALTLQLKNRVSASIGPNYVQEAEQVMGGEDFSQYGIAGVPVCMYRLGVIDAGRLAAMKKRGQTMSLHSPEFYPDIDRALPMAVRSMAVCAVELFASPPPKK from the coding sequence ATGTCCTACCCCACACCAGATCCCTTTCGCGCGACCGATGCGGTCTTCCTCCCCAATCCCAAACAAGATTTTCTCCTGCTCCTCCGCGGCAAGATCGCATCGACCCGTGGAGCGACGCTCATGCTGATGGCTTGGGTGCTTTCCTCGTGGACTCTTATCAATGGCTCGCTGACGGTGGTGGCACAAGAGGCCAATGCACGAAGAACCGTAGATGGCCCGCGTTGTAATTTGCCTTGGGTAGAGGAATGGCTGGACAGCAATATTCCTTCCCTGGTCGCGGACTATTGGTGGTTACACGAGAACCCAGAGGTTTCGTTCGAAGAGGTGGAAACGGCGGCTTACGTCGCAAAGGCTTGGGAGGCTGCCGGTTTGGAAGTCACCAAGAATGTAGGAGGACACGGAGTTGTCGGTGTCCTTGCTAACGGTAGTGGGCCGACGATCATGCTTCGAACCGATCTCGATGCATTGCCGGTAACGGAGGCGACAGGACTCCCGCGCGCGTCCACCAAGAAGATCGTCACGGCATCAGGGGTATCCACGGGAGTCATGCACGCATGCGGTCACGATGTCCACATGACAAACTTGATCGGGATGGCTAGGCTTTTCTCAGCTCATCGCGATCAATGGAAAGGGACGTTGGTCCTGATCGGCCAACCTGCGGAAGAGCGTGGGGGAGGGGCCGAAGCCATGTTGAAAGACGGATTGTTCACTCGGTTTCCACGACCCGATGCCGTCGTTGCGCTTCACTGTGAAGCATCCTCAGTGGAACAGGTCGCCTTCCGAGCCGGTTATATGATGGCCAATGTCGATAGCGTTGACATACGCGTCCACGGTCGAGGGGGGCATGGTGCAGCCCCTCACACCGCCATCGATCCAATCGTTCAAGCTTCGGAATTGGTCCTTAGCCTCCAAACGAGCGTGAGTCGTGAACTCAAACCGACCGAACCTGCCGTTATTACCGTTGGCTCGATTCATGCCGGGACCAAGCACAATATCATCGGCGATTATTGCGATCTGCAGCTAACAGTTCGAAGCTACTCTCCCGAGGTCCGAGAGCAACTCATTGCTGCCATTCGACGCAAAGCGAAGGGGATTGCGATGGCCTATGGAGCGGAAGAACCAACGGTAACCCTTTCGGATGGTACCCCTTCTCTGTTCAATCATGAGGCATTGACGCTTCAATTGAAGAACCGTGTGTCTGCGTCGATCGGCCCCAACTACGTCCAGGAGGCAGAACAAGTCATGGGGGGCGAGGACTTTAGCCAGTACGGCATCGCGGGGGTTCCTGTGTGTATGTATCGTTTGGGGGTGATCGATGCTGGGCGGCTTGCTGCCATGAAGAAACGGGGGCAGACAATGAGCCTTCACTCACCCGAGTTTTATCCCGATATCGATCGGGCGTTGCCGATGGCTGTTCGCAGTATGGCAGTGTGTGCAGTGGAGCTTTTTGCGTCGCCTCCTCCAAAGAAATAG
- a CDS encoding glycosyltransferase family 9 protein — protein sequence MERNPIPQFKPPHRNSPQRILIVRLSAIGDVILGVPVLCALRRAFPKAEIGWIVQGPGSQLLRGHPDLNTLITIPKLSFRTPSKFLEASSLARAFHPDLTIDLQGLMKSSLLAYLSGAKVRLGFASGEYDGREGSYWLNNRLVTPTSRHMVHRGLELLQPLGVVDSAIEYRLAEQETDSLMAKRVVEENFSGGPFAMINVGAGWPSKLWPNDRYAAVAKHLWNRWQFPSLVMWGGETEKRRALEIQSLAPEACKLAPSTSLTELRSLLRLASLFVGSDTGPMHLSVAVDTPTVALIGPMPIERVGPLGPRHRAIQNERLTKQQKSERKTNLSPILSIEVPMVCEACDSILGELSPSLLTRPTR from the coding sequence ATGGAACGGAATCCAATTCCCCAGTTCAAGCCGCCGCACCGGAACTCGCCACAACGCATTCTGATCGTTCGATTATCAGCGATTGGGGATGTCATCCTCGGGGTTCCCGTCCTGTGCGCGTTGCGACGTGCATTTCCAAAGGCGGAAATTGGATGGATTGTGCAGGGACCGGGCTCGCAACTTCTTCGCGGGCACCCAGATCTTAATACGTTGATCACCATTCCCAAACTCTCATTTCGGACCCCTTCAAAGTTTCTAGAGGCCTCGTCGCTTGCACGAGCTTTTCATCCGGATCTTACGATAGACCTACAAGGTTTAATGAAGAGTTCGCTACTGGCGTACTTGTCTGGAGCCAAGGTTCGGCTCGGCTTTGCGTCGGGTGAATACGATGGAAGAGAGGGTAGCTATTGGCTCAACAATCGATTGGTTACTCCGACTAGCCGGCATATGGTTCATCGAGGTCTGGAGCTCTTGCAACCGCTAGGAGTCGTCGACAGTGCGATCGAATATCGGCTAGCCGAGCAGGAGACAGATTCTCTGATGGCAAAGCGGGTTGTCGAGGAAAATTTCTCCGGCGGCCCATTCGCGATGATCAATGTGGGGGCAGGGTGGCCGAGCAAATTATGGCCCAACGATCGTTATGCTGCGGTTGCCAAGCATCTCTGGAATCGGTGGCAATTTCCATCGCTGGTTATGTGGGGAGGTGAGACCGAGAAGCGACGCGCCTTGGAAATTCAGTCCCTTGCGCCGGAGGCATGCAAGCTCGCACCCTCGACAAGCCTTACCGAACTGAGGAGTTTGCTTCGGCTCGCCTCGTTGTTTGTTGGCTCGGATACGGGGCCTATGCACTTGTCGGTGGCTGTCGACACACCCACGGTCGCTTTGATCGGCCCGATGCCAATTGAACGGGTTGGGCCCTTAGGCCCCCGGCATAGAGCGATCCAAAATGAACGGCTCACCAAGCAACAAAAATCCGAGCGGAAGACAAACTTGAGCCCTATACTTTCCATCGAAGTCCCGATGGTGTGCGAGGCTTGCGATTCCATCCTCGGCGAATTGTCCCCATCCCTGCTTACTCGGCCCACACGGTAG
- a CDS encoding C2 family cysteine protease, with translation MFFSSSSPHQKNRKIKTTPLGLEQLESRLLNAVDGMEALLAAAIPQDALGHTFLVASQNVRSTNTAPRVQTAPKLQTGTEVKGTSARLIVQGTDDQGESKLTYTWSVLSAPVGGSATFDINGTNKAKGVTATFTRAGQYQFRVLITDQAGLTSQSTLRVQVVQVPTAVQAFSIQGSPLTDPLQVTTTSQSISIRATDQFGQPISRLATLSWSAVKQPSNGKFSAMNGNTGTNLQFTSTGTYSLKVASGNASLIIQANVIPTLTSIGIQDSNKVSIRSANAISLPKSQARFHAVGLDQFGNPLKSQPVIDWAFPSKPNGSQPVVQATANRADMQFDRVGSYTVRATSGTVQSQITVSLGITLSRIELLDAIGDVLPPKAQTTTSTRTQQFTVRGFDQFGQSISALPSLTWTTVKAPNGGQASGTLSRTTASLTFTAPGIYSLKVAGGTAVTAFQVNVERTSTTLEAINASNSVINPRVPLTTTGTSVAISLRSVDQFGKPFTAPLSATWSVVSGPNGNNAQFSTVRGVTTITFDRAGSYTVRASAGNSSVTFNVQVAQRIATLHLSPGSASLDAGARLQFRAEGLDQFGNPITSLGAVTWSATGGSISSGGLFQAGVQGNTFQVTARIGQLSASMSGTIVAAGAHSSLTNSALRSLVSSLHADSSISRLEMIQILRSVGTDGVVGSDELADLRLLVSSNSGFLMPTYVRELARDVVQSNPANSKFRGQTAGNLSVGSSATLLNNLIDKWFLGADLPLIAGGGISYQTANGVLFSGTPSRVDALQGYLGDCYFIASITSIADQTPAAVQNMFLDNGDGTFTVRFFGPTSADYITVNRQLPALSSGVLAYAGLGKSVSSATTPLWVALAEKAYAQWNETGLSGRDGTNTYAGIEGGWMSNVNRQVLGYASSNYAVSTSSASHLASQLGGGRAVTIGTKGNVSNGLVGSHAYIVTGYDAGTGTFDLYNPWGTTHPGPLTWSQIQANCDFYAVTDSAGTSGISTLSVRSSVSETTIGNWTTVVMTPIDFLSPGTVRDEITRPDDSFENRECNDLFGTFSWVTPDQSVEDPVDPVSRPALCDSFEEGPLERKSFDIENDLAFTLEHIEDLLGSI, from the coding sequence ATGTTCTTCTCGTCTTCCTCGCCGCACCAAAAAAATCGCAAGATCAAAACGACTCCACTGGGCCTCGAGCAGTTGGAATCACGTCTCCTCAATGCGGTAGATGGGATGGAGGCTCTATTGGCGGCCGCGATTCCGCAGGATGCCTTGGGACATACTTTTCTCGTCGCCAGCCAAAATGTTCGAAGCACCAATACCGCACCACGCGTCCAAACCGCGCCCAAGCTTCAAACGGGCACGGAGGTTAAGGGAACTTCGGCGCGTCTGATTGTTCAAGGGACCGACGATCAAGGTGAATCGAAGCTCACTTATACTTGGTCCGTTCTCTCCGCGCCCGTTGGTGGGAGTGCGACGTTCGATATCAATGGTACGAACAAGGCGAAAGGTGTAACGGCGACCTTCACGCGCGCGGGGCAATACCAATTTCGCGTATTGATCACCGATCAAGCAGGATTGACGTCGCAATCCACGTTGCGGGTTCAAGTCGTTCAGGTACCTACTGCAGTACAAGCCTTCTCGATTCAAGGCTCACCGCTAACGGATCCACTTCAAGTCACTACGACTTCACAAAGTATTTCTATCCGCGCAACCGACCAATTTGGTCAGCCCATCAGTCGCCTTGCAACTCTGAGCTGGTCGGCAGTCAAACAACCAAGCAACGGAAAGTTCTCGGCAATGAACGGGAATACGGGGACCAATCTCCAGTTCACGAGCACGGGAACTTATTCTTTAAAAGTGGCGAGCGGAAACGCAAGTCTTATTATTCAAGCCAATGTCATTCCGACTTTAACGTCCATCGGAATTCAAGACTCCAACAAGGTTTCTATTCGAAGTGCTAACGCTATTTCGCTCCCGAAGAGTCAGGCTCGCTTTCACGCGGTTGGACTGGATCAATTTGGAAATCCTTTAAAATCCCAGCCTGTGATCGATTGGGCGTTCCCATCCAAGCCGAATGGCTCTCAACCTGTTGTTCAAGCCACGGCGAATCGAGCAGACATGCAGTTCGATCGAGTAGGCTCGTACACCGTACGCGCTACTTCGGGGACTGTTCAAAGCCAGATCACGGTCTCGCTGGGCATTACTTTAAGTCGAATCGAGCTTCTCGATGCCATTGGCGATGTTCTACCCCCCAAAGCTCAAACAACTACCTCCACCCGAACTCAGCAATTCACGGTACGTGGTTTCGATCAGTTCGGACAATCGATCTCAGCACTACCGTCGCTAACGTGGACGACCGTGAAAGCGCCTAACGGTGGCCAAGCGTCGGGTACGTTATCTCGAACAACTGCGAGCCTGACCTTCACCGCCCCGGGGATCTATTCCTTGAAGGTTGCTGGAGGGACCGCCGTAACCGCATTCCAAGTCAATGTGGAAAGAACCTCTACGACCTTGGAAGCGATCAACGCTTCGAATTCGGTTATCAATCCACGAGTTCCGTTGACGACTACGGGAACGTCGGTCGCCATTTCGCTTCGAAGCGTTGACCAATTTGGCAAGCCATTCACCGCTCCCCTTAGTGCTACGTGGAGTGTTGTCTCGGGGCCGAATGGAAACAACGCGCAATTTTCGACTGTCCGAGGTGTCACGACGATCACTTTCGACAGGGCGGGCAGCTACACCGTTCGGGCGAGCGCTGGAAACAGCTCCGTGACATTCAACGTCCAGGTCGCACAGCGGATTGCGACACTCCATCTTTCACCTGGATCGGCTTCGCTCGATGCGGGAGCGCGGCTGCAGTTTCGTGCCGAGGGGCTAGACCAATTCGGTAATCCAATCACGAGTCTGGGCGCGGTAACGTGGTCGGCGACTGGCGGATCGATTTCGAGCGGCGGACTGTTTCAAGCTGGCGTACAGGGAAATACATTTCAGGTAACCGCACGCATTGGGCAGCTCTCCGCATCCATGTCGGGGACGATTGTCGCTGCAGGAGCGCACTCGTCCTTAACCAACAGTGCACTCCGCAGCTTAGTAAGCTCCTTGCATGCAGATAGTTCCATTTCCAGGCTTGAAATGATTCAGATCCTACGGAGTGTAGGGACCGATGGTGTCGTAGGCTCCGACGAACTCGCAGACTTGCGATTGTTGGTATCGAGCAATTCTGGGTTTTTGATGCCTACCTACGTTCGCGAATTGGCGAGAGATGTGGTTCAAAGCAATCCTGCGAACTCAAAGTTTCGTGGTCAAACTGCTGGGAATTTGTCGGTGGGAAGCTCGGCCACGCTGCTGAACAACTTGATCGATAAGTGGTTTTTAGGTGCGGACCTCCCGTTGATTGCAGGAGGGGGTATATCGTACCAAACGGCAAATGGTGTCCTGTTCTCGGGGACGCCGTCTCGCGTCGACGCTCTCCAGGGTTATCTCGGTGATTGCTACTTCATCGCATCCATAACATCGATTGCCGATCAAACTCCGGCTGCTGTCCAAAACATGTTTCTCGATAATGGGGATGGCACGTTTACCGTTCGATTCTTTGGCCCAACATCAGCGGATTATATCACGGTGAATCGACAGTTACCTGCACTGTCCAGTGGAGTCCTCGCCTATGCGGGACTCGGTAAATCGGTAAGTAGTGCGACGACACCTCTCTGGGTGGCCCTCGCGGAAAAGGCATACGCTCAATGGAACGAAACGGGGCTGAGCGGCCGAGACGGAACCAACACGTACGCGGGCATCGAAGGCGGCTGGATGTCCAATGTCAACCGGCAGGTGCTGGGATATGCGTCAAGCAATTACGCGGTTTCGACATCGAGTGCCTCGCATTTGGCAAGTCAACTGGGAGGCGGGCGGGCCGTGACCATCGGCACGAAGGGGAATGTGTCGAATGGCTTAGTCGGTTCTCACGCCTACATCGTCACAGGTTACGACGCTGGGACTGGTACGTTTGATCTATACAATCCATGGGGTACGACTCATCCGGGACCGTTGACTTGGAGTCAAATCCAAGCCAATTGCGATTTTTACGCGGTCACTGATTCCGCGGGCACATCTGGAATCAGCACACTCAGCGTTCGAAGCTCTGTATCGGAGACGACCATTGGGAATTGGACCACCGTCGTCATGACACCGATCGATTTCCTATCGCCAGGAACAGTCCGTGACGAGATCACGAGGCCCGATGACTCGTTCGAGAATCGCGAGTGCAACGACTTGTTCGGAACGTTCAGCTGGGTGACGCCGGATCAAAGCGTTGAAGACCCCGTTGATCCAGTATCGCGTCCAGCTCTCTGCGATTCGTTCGAAGAAGGACCGTTGGAGCGAAAATCGTTCGACATTGAAAATGATCTAGCCTTCACCCTCGAGCACATCGAAGATTTGCTAGGCTCGATCTAA